The genomic interval TCGTACGCGACGCGTTCACCGCCCACCTCCGTCTGGCAGCGTACGCGGCAGCGGCAACATCTGGCCACGCAGAGTCAACGGGCGGGTCCTCGACGGTGCCGGCGCCCGGGTCGCCGGCCGGGGTGGCCGTCCCGCAACGGCAGCGTGGCGGTACCGCGTTCAAGCCGCTGACCTGCGGTGATGAGGTACGGCGGAAACCGGGGCTTCACACGGACGCAACATGGCCTTACCGTAATCGATGTCTGTGGGAGCGCTTCCAGCGATGCCCCTCGATCTCCCACCGTCCCGAAGGGAGTACCGCATGCACCTCAGACCCGCGCTCGCCGCGGCCGGTGCCGTCGCCGTCACGGCACTCGCCGCGACGACAGCGGTCGGTGTCGGCCTGTTCAACCCCACCCCGGCCAAGGCCGCCGACTCGGCGTTCTACGTCGATCCGGACACCAGCGCCGCACGCTGGGTCGCCGCCAACCCCAACGACTCCCGCGCCGCCGTCATCCGGGACCGGATCGCCAGTGTCCCGCAGGGCCGGTGGTTCACCCAGAACAACCCCAGCACCGTACGCGGTCAGGTCGACGCCTTCGTCGGCGCCGCCGCCTCGGCCGGGAAGATCCCGATCCTGGTGGTCTACAACATCCCCAACCGGGACTGTAGCGGCGCCAGCAGCGGCGGGCTGCCCAACCACACCGCCTACCGGCAGTGGATCGACCAGGTGGCCAGCGGCCTGAACGGGCGACCGGCCAGCATCATCCTCGAACCCGACGTGCTCGCGCTGATGTCGGACTGCATGAACTCCTCGCAACAGGCCGAGACCCAGGCGTCGATGGCGTACGCCGGCAAGCGGTTCAAGGCCGCCTCCAGCCAGGCCCGGGTCTACTTCGACGCGGCGCACTCGGCCTGGCTCACCCCGTCGGCGATGGCCTCCCGGCTGGTCGCGGCGGACATCGCCAACAGCGCCGACGGCATCTCGGTGAACGTCTCCAACTACCGCACCACGACCGAGTCGGTCAACTACGCCAAGGCGGTCGTCGCGGCGACCGGCGCACCGAACCTCAAGATCGTTGTCGACACCAGCCGGAACGGGAACGGCCCCGATCCCCGGGGCGAGTGGTGCGACCCGGCCGGCCGGGCGATCGGCACCGCCAGCACCACCGAGACCGGTGACCCGGCGGTCGACGCGCTGTTCTGGATCAAACTGCCGGGCGAGGCCGACGGCTGCATCGCCGGTGCCGGCCAGTTCGTTCCGCAGCGCGCCTACGACCTGGCGATCGCCGCCCCCAACCCGCCCACCGTGCCGCCGACCACCCGGCCGCCGACGACGGCACCGCCCACGGTGCCGCCGACGACCCAGCCACCCACCACCCCACCGACCACCCCACCGGCCGGTACGAGCTGCCGGGTGACCTGGACCGCCAACTCCTGGAGCGGCGGCTTCACCGCCGAGATCCGGGTGACGAACGACGGGCCGGCGGTCAACGGCTGGACCCTGACCTTCAACGTCGGCGCCAACGTCCGCTACAGCAACGGCTGGAACGGCGTCTGGAGCCAGTCCGGAAGCCAGATCAGCGTCGGCAACGTGGCCTGGAACGGCTCGCTGCCGACCGGCGGCACCACCAGCGTCGGCTTCCAGGGCACCTACAGCGGAACCCTCGCCACGCCGACCGGCTACACCCTGAACGGCAACGCCTGCACGAGCTGACCTTCCCCTCCGGCCCGGGTCGCCGCCCGCCACGCACGGGCGGCGACCCGGCCACCCGGGCATACCGCCCCTGACCAGGCCGGGCGGGCCGCAGCCGCCAGCGACCCGGCCGTACGATCGGAATGGTGATGACGAGATGACGGTCGCCGGACAGCGGCAGCGACCGGTCGGCCAACTGCTGCGCGAGTGGCGTGAGCGGCGCCGGCTCAGCCAACTCGAACTCGCCATCCAGGCGGACATCTCCACCCGGCACCTCAGTTTCGTGGAGACCGGCCGGGCGATGCCGAGCCGTGACATGGTGCTCCGGCTCGCCGAGCAGCTCGACGTGCCGCTGCGCGAGCGCAACCACCTGCTGCTGGCCGCCGGGTACGCGCCGATCTACCCGCGTACGCCGCTGGACTCCCCGGCCCTGGCCGCCGTACGCGGCGCGGTCCGCCAGGTGCTCACCGCCCAGCAGCCCTATCCGGCGATCGCCGTCGACCGGGGCTGGTATCTGGTCGAGGCGAACGCCAGCATCGGCCTCTTCACCGCCGGGGCGGCGGCGCCGCTGCTCACCCCGCCGGTCAACGCGCTCCGGCTGGCCCTGCACCCGGCCGGGCTGGCGCCCCGGATCGCCAACCTCGGCGAGTGGCGGGCACACCTGCTCGGGCGGCTCCGCCGGCAGGTCGCGCTCAGCGGCGACGCCGAGCTGACCGACCTCTACGCCGAGCTGCGGGCGTACCCCTGCGACCAGCCGGAGCCCGAGGTCGAGATCCCGGGGCCGGGTGAGGTCGTGGTGCCGCTGCGGATCCGGGACGGCGACCGGGAACTCGCCTTCTTCAGTACCGTCTTCACCTTCGGCACCCCGCTGGACGTCACGGTGTCGGAACTCTCGGTCGAGTCGTTCTTCCCGCTCGACGACTACACGGCGGCGGCGGTGCGCTCGGCCGCCGAGCAGGAGGAGCGACGGGTCGGCACCGCGACCGTCCGCTGACCGCCTCCGCTGCCCGCCACCGCCCCGGGCCGAGGCGGACATTCCGCCCAATGGGTCCCTTCCGTTTACCGTGCGCGAACGGGGTTACCAGGTAGGGGAAGGCGGGGAATCGAGCCGTGACGAAGGAGGCTGATTCATGATGTCCAGGAACCCGACGGCGGCGTGGCGGTCCGGTATGCCTGGTATGCCGGGTGTTGCCGGTGGCAACGACCTACCTGCCGGACCGTCCGGCGACCAGTTCAGGGCGCCGAGCAGCGAGGGTGGGATCGCGCCGGAGCAGCAGTCCACGGTGACCGTCGCCTCGTACCCGGACTACCCATCGGCGCAGTACACGGTGGACTTCCTCTCCGACAACGAGTTCCCGGTCGAACGGGCCGCCATCGTCGGTACCGACCTCAGGCTGGTCGAAACGGTGCTGGGCCGGATGACGACCGGCCGGGCCGCGCTGGCCGGCGCCGCCACCGGCGCCTGGTTCGGGCTCTTCATCGGCCTCCTCTTCGGCATCTTCACGGTCGGCAACTGGTGGGCCGTGATCCTCGTGGGCCTGGCCATCGGTGCGGTCTGGGGCGCGATCTTCGGCGCCATCGCGCACGCCATGACCGGGGGCCGGCGCGACTTCACCTCGGCGAGCAGCCTACGGGCCAACCAGTACGCGGTGACCGTCGACGCGACCTTCGCCGACCAGGCGCGGCAGCTCATCGGCCGGATGAACTGGCAGGGTCAGCGGCAGGCCGGCGCCACCGGTTGACCGCGCCGCCTCCTCGGCGACACGGGTCGGCGGGTCAGTGGTAGACGCGCTCGCCGGCCCGGATCGGCGCCGTGATCCGGTTCTCCTCCGGCGCCAGCGGGCAGGCCCACCTGTCGTCGTAGGCGCAGGAGGCGTTGTAGGCGTAGTTGAAGTCCAGCCGTAGCCGGCCACCGGGCAGCACCGTCACGCCCCGGCCGTAGGTCCCCTTGACCGTGTCGGTGAGATAGCGCCCGCCGCCGTAGCTCTCCCGGCCGGCGGTGCCGTCCCGGAACGGCAGGAAGAGCCCGCCGCCGTACGCCTCGATCCACCAGAGCGTCAGCGGTCCCCACGGAGTCTCGGCGACGCCCGAACGGCGGTAGTGCACGGTTCCGTCCGGTCCGCCGGTGTCGATGCTCAGCATCCCGCTGGCCGGTCGCACCGGCACGTCGACCACGGCCGACGGCTCGGGTGGGAAGTAGCGCAGGCCGGTGAAGCCGGCCCGCTCGGCCAGCGGGATCGGCGACTGCGGATGCCCGGCGAAGAGGGCGTCCCGGGCCGCCCGGAATCCGGCCAGGTCGAGGTCGGACAGGTAGAGCCTCGTCACCTGCTCGCGCCAGTCCGCCAGCTCCAGTTCCTCCACCCGTCCGAGCCTAGCGGCGCCGATCCGGCACCGACGGCGCGCATCTACCGTCCCGGCTGACGGAGGTTCCAGGAAGTCACCATGGTGACTTCCTGGAACCTCTGCCGCGAGAGGGGGCGCCGGAGCCGAGTTGCCGAAGCGTGTGTCAACTGATCGTTGACATGCCCGGGGCCAGCCGGACATCATGCGTGGATGCCACCGGAGAGAACGGACCGACCCGAGGAGACCTCGGCGCGGCCACCTGCCAGCCCGCCGTCGGACGAGGTGGGGCGACGACTCGCCGCGTACGCGGCCGTGCTCGGTGCCGCATGCGACGGCGGTAGCGGGCAGCTCCCGCCGCTGGCCGCGCTACGGCTGCTGGACGGGGTACGGGCCGGGCTGGACGAGGCGGAACGCCGGCTCGTCGAGGCGGCCCGGGAAGAGCGGGTGAGCTGGGCACAGATCGCCACGGCGCTGGGACTGGCCAGCCGGCAGGCGGCCGAGCAGCGCTGGGTACGACTCTCGGGCGCGGCCACCCGGGACCCGGCCCGGGTACGCGCCGAGCGCAAACGTCAACAGTCTGTTGACACACTGTATGGGACGGCGATCACCCGGCTCCGGGCGGCGGTGGTGGCCGTACACCGGCAACTGAGCACGGAACCCGACGGGGCCGACTGGCACCCCCGGGCCCGACTCGCGCGTACCACCCTCGCACTGGCCCGCTCGGCCGAGCCCGGCGGGCTGTACGCGCTCGCCGTGCAGGCGGTCGCCGATCTCGACCAGATCCCGGCAGAGCGGTTGGAGGGCGCGCTGCCGGAGGCGCTGGACCGGCTCCGCCGGGCGGTGGACCAGGCCGTCCCCGCTTCCGGCCGCCGAGCCGCCGACGACGCGACGGAGTCGAGTTGAGCCGATCCGACGCAAGTTCTGGTTGACACGGGGCGACAGGTGATCCGAGGATGTGAGTCTCCATGACTCAACCCCCTCGGAGGTCGAAACGTGCCCGCTGCACCCTGGCGCAGCCCGGAGAAGCGCAACATCCTGATCTTCGTCGGCATCTCGCTCGTCTCCGGATTCGGCGGTACCGCACTCAACGTGGCCTCCGGGGTCTGGGTACTCGACCTCACCGGCTCCAGCAGCCTGGCCGCGCTCACCGGCCTCTGCCTCTTCGCCCCGACGCTCCTCGGCCCGGTCCTCGGCGCACTCGTGGACCGGCTCCCCCGCAGGCGACTGATCGTCTGGACCCACCTGCTCACCGCCGTGGCCGTGCTCTCGCTGCTGGGGGTCCGTACCGACGCCCAGGTCTGGCTCGTCTACCTCGTGATGGTCGGCTACGGCACCAGCCTCGTCCTGGTCGACGCCGCCGAGAACGCCGTACTGCCGGCCGCTCTGCCACCGGCCGCCCTCGGCGGGGTCAACGGGCTGCGGACCAGCGCACAGGAGGGCGTGAAGCTGGTCGCCCCGCTGGCCGGGGCCGGACTCTTCGTCTGGCAGGGCGGACATCCGGTGGCCGCGCTCACCGCGGCGGCGTTGACCGTGGCCGCCGTCCTCTGCACGCTGCTCACGCTCCGCCCGCAGGGGGCGGAGTCCGCCGCCGCACGGCGCCAGGGCGGGCGAGGTCGGATCCGGGCCGGTGCCGCCTTCCTCTGGCGGCACTCCGAACTGCGCACACCCGTGCTGGTCGGCTCCGTCACCATCGCGATGTCCGGGCTCACCACCGCCGCCGTCTACGCCGTCGTCACCGAGGACCTGCACCAGCCCGCCGCGTTCGTCGGGGTGCTCTCCTCGGGGCAGGGCGCCGGATCGCTGCTCGGCGGCCTGCTGGTCGGCCGGCTGCTGCGTACCCGGGGAAGCCTCGCCGTCGGCGCACTCGGCGCCGCCCTCTTCGCCCTCGGTACCCTCGGCCGGCTCGTCCCGTGGTCCCCGGCGGCCGTCGCCTGCTCGGTGGTGGTCGGGATCGGCCTGCCCTGGACCCTGGTGGCGGCCGTGACGGCGGTGCAGTCCCGGACCCCCGAGGCGTTGCTCGGGCGGGTGTCCGGCAGCGCCAACACCCTGCTCTTCGCGCCCGTCGCGCTCGCCACGCCGGTCGGCGCGGCCCTGGTCCTGCCGGATCACCGCCTGCCGCTGGTCGTCGCCGCCCTGCTCTGCCTCGGCACCGGGCTCGTCGCGCTCCGCTCGGCCCGGCGCGCCGCGGACGGGGACGCCGTGCTCCACACCTGACCGGACGCGGAGTCGGACCCGCTAGCCGTGCTGCCGGCCAGCGGGTCCCGTCAGGCTGAGATCGGAGATCGTCACGTGGAGACGGCGAAGATGCCGGCCACCCCGAGCACCACCATCACCAACACCGCGACGAGGGCTCCGCGCTCGTTCTCCACCGCCGCCTGGTCCGGTCCATCCGGCTCGGCGTCCATGATCTCGCTGGACATGCTGTCCTCCCCTGGTCGTCGCCTGCTCTCCCACACGGGCAGGACGACCACCGCCGTACCGGCTCCGACGTCTGCCGCCGACCGACCGGTCACCCGGCGCCTCCGCTGGTACGCGCCGGTCGTCCTCCCCTGGGCACCCGCCCCGGGTGCCTGGGCCGCCCGGAGGCCGTGTACGAGCACGGCCCCACCGTCCTGCGCGATCGGGGCAACCCGACATCGGAGTTGCCGCTCTGGGCGATCGGAAACCCGGCAGCGCCGCCCGATTCCGGGGTAGCCTGCCCGTCCGGACCGTCGGTGGAACCGGGGGCGGAATCGCGCCGAAGCTCCGCCGCGTCCCGCCGCGACCGGATCCCGGCCGAACGAGGGGTTCCTGCGGGTTCCGGTGTTCCGCCCGGATCCGGCGCCGAATCGTGGGATCCGAACGCCGGACGGTTTCAGCGCTGGACCCAGCCGGTCGGTACCAGGATCGGCTGGTCGGGGTCGCCGGCCGGCACCAACCCGGCCGACCAGTCGCAGATCGTCGGCTCGCCCCGGGCCACCCAGCGGTCCCGCAGGGCGAGCGCGTCGGCGGCGTACCGGGCGGCGGACGGTCCGGCCGCCTGCACCGAACCGTCGGGGAGCAGCCCCGCCCCGCCGCCGTGCACCTCGTCCAGGAGCAGGCAGCCGCCGGGGCCGCCCCACCCGCCCGGCGGACCGGCGGAGAAGGTGGTCCGCCGGTCCCAGGCCCCGACCGCGAACCACAGGTCGTGGTAGCGGAAGACGTCCAGCGGCGGATGCCAGCAGGGCGGATGGCGCACCGTCGGCGGCGGCAGTGTGTCGGTGCGCTGCGGCGCCGGATGTCCTCCCGGATAGCGGGCCGCCAGCGGTCCGGCCGCCGACATGAACCCGGCGCGCAGCTCGCCGCGCGCCTCGCCCGTCCCCGGCCCGCCCGGCCGGATCCGCAGCACCGGATGGTTTCCGGCGTGTTCGACCGGTGCAAGCAGGTAGCCGTCCGCCGCGAGCTGGTCCAGCCAGCGCGGTGACACCCCGGTCACCCCGACCGTGACCACCACCCGGTCGTACCCGGCGTCGGCCGGCACGCCGAGGTAACCGTCGCCGAGGCGTACGTCGACGGCGTCGGCCAGCCCGACCCGGCGCAGCGCCGCCCCGGCCCGCTCGACGACGTCCGGGGCGATGTCCACCGTGGTCACCCGGGCACCCATGGTCGCCATCAGGGCCGCGTTGTAACCGGTACCGACGCCGATCTCCAGTACCCGGATGCCGGGGCGCAGCTCCAACGACTCGATCATCGCCGCCATCAGCGACGGCTGGCTCGACGAGCTGACCGGCACACCGTCGACGACCTTGGTGACCAGCGGATGGTTCCGATAGACGAGAGGGAGGAAGTCCGGATCGGCCGGCCCGACCCAGCGCCCGTCGCCGCCGTCGAAACCGGCCGCGACGAACTCCTCCCGGGGCACCGTGCCGAACGCCCGGAGCAGGTCGGCACCGTCGAGCAGACCGTCGCGGCGCAGTTGGTCGACGTACCGGGAGCGCAGCTCGGCCGCCGACGTCATGGCCGGCCCGCCGGACCGGCCGGGCCGGACCGCCTCAGTGTCCGACCCAGCTCTCGCTGCCCGGCAGCGCGAACGACGAGCGTGGCGAGTAGAAGCCCCACAGCAACTCCAACGGGTTGGCCGGACGGAGCGCGTAGACGGGATGGTCCGGCGCGAGGAACTCCACCGACTCGATCTCGAACGGCGCGACCGGCTCGAAGATGTACGGGCAGGTGGCGCCGACGAGCTGGCTGCCGAGCCGGCTCAGGTAGCGGACGTGGCCCCGGTAGACCCGGGAGACGTTGCGGCCGACCCGGGCGGTGGTGCGGATCAGTGCCACACCGTCCACTTCGGTCACCGCCACCAGCGCCTGGCCGATGATCTCGATCGTGGTCCGGCCGGCGCCGGCCGGCACGCCGCGTACCGCCGCCTGGGTCTGGGCCAGCGGACTCGAACTCAGGTGGTGGGTGTACCACCGGCCCCGGCCCGCGTCGGCCAGGTCGAGGTCCGGGCCGAGTCCCGCCGCCGAGTAGCTGTCCAGCCCGGAGGTCTGGGCCGGGTCGTCCACCACGTACTGCTGGAGGAAGACCTGCCGGTTGGCCGGCAGTCGCAGGCCCGGCGGCACCATCGCCGCCACCGCCTCGGGGTCCGCCGGCACCCAGCCGAAGTGGAGCATCCGGCAGTGCACGACGAGTTGCGGCGGAACAGGCTGGCTCAACAGGGCTCCTGTCGCGTCGGGATAGCCGCGACGCTACGACCGGCCCCGGGCGCAGACAAGCGCAGGCGAGACGGAAAGTCGACAGTCACCTCCGCCGGCTCAGCCCGTTCGGGCCGCCCGGTGCAGATAGCCGGGCACGTCGGCGGCGTGGAACACCCGCTCGCTCGGCTCGATCCGGGCCAGGAAGTCGGCGTACCCCGCCGCCATCCGCAACGCCGCCACCGGGCGGAGCAGCTCCACCGCCCGGCCCGGGTCGCTGCCCGGGACGCTCGACCGCCAGCGCCGGACCCAGGACCGCAACAGCTCGCCGGCCGGCTCCGCATCGATCGCCTCGGTCAGCCGCAGAATGTCGAAGGCGGGATGGCCGACGAAGCCGTCCCCCCAGTCGATGATCACCCGGCGGTCGCCGTCGATCCGGACGTTGCCCGGATGCAGGTCGCCGTGGACCAGCACGTCCGGCAGGCCGCAGCGGCCCACCTCGGCCATCCGGTCCGGCAGGCCGTCCAGCAGCGACCGCACCGGCGCCAGGTCGGCGCCGTGCGCGGTCAGCTGGTCGCGTACGGTCCGGGCCAGTGCCGCGCCGCGCCGGTCCGGTACGCCGGCGGCGACCAGCCGCTCGACCTGCCCCACCGAGGCGAGCTGGATCCGGTGCTGGTCGGCGGCGACCGCGTCCCGCCCAGCCGGGTGCAGCCGGTAGCCGTCCTCGCCCGGCACGTGCTCCAGCAGCATCCGTCCGCAGCCGTCGGCGGCCAGCAGCACCGGCACCAGGTCGGGTACCGCCGTGCCGAGCCAGCGCAGCAGCACCGCCTCGTGCGCGAAGAACCCGGGTACCTGCTTGAGCCAGACCGGGCCACCGGCCTCGCCGGCCGACCCCGCCGCGTCGAGTCGCCAGATCGCCGACAGGTTCCAGGCCCGCTGCGGCACGGCCAGGTGTGGACCCCGGCCGGCCCGGTGCAGTTCGGCGGCGGCCCAGCGCAGGCTCGCGGCCGGTCCACCCGGCTCGGCCCAGGGCGCCCGCAGCGGCTCTGCCGACAGGTCCACCTCGGACGGTGCCAGCGGCACGCCGGGCGGCACCCGTGCGCCCGGGTCGAGTTGGGCCAGGTAGCCGACTGTGCCGCCGTGCGGCTCGGGCCGGTCGGTGTGCAGCAGCCGCAGTACCGAGACGTCGATGCCGTACCGGGCCCGGGCACCGGCCACCACGTCGCCGACCTCCTGCCACCAGGGCGCCGGTACGTCGTACGCGGGCAGCACGCCGAGCGGCCGGCCGGTGCCGTCGAGCAGGTGCAGCAGTACGGTCCGGGTCACGGCCACCAGGCTCTCGCCGGTCGGCTCCCGACCTGCCCCACCTGGCGGGCCTGGGCCGGCGGCAACGACTCCGACCAGCGGCGGCGCAGCCGGTCGAGGTCGGCCGGGGCGATCCGGCCGGGCAGACGCAGCCGGGCCATGCCGCCGTCCGGGAAGACGTCCAGCCGGACCTCGGTGGCGGTCGGCACGGCGTCGACCGGGAACCGGTGCCGGGTGTCCGGCTGCAACCGGGTGCGCGGCAGAATCTCGAACCAGGCCGCCTCGTCCGCCGGGTCGGCGATCCGGGTGTCCACGCCGCGCAGCCTCGCCGCCGCCGGTGCGTTCCCCTTGAAGTGGCTGGTGTCCAGCTCGACCTGGCGGATCTGCCCGGGTGCGGCCAGCCGGACCCGTACCCAGTCGTTGCCGTCGTCGCGGCGCCGGGCGGTCTCCCAGCCCTCGCCCATGCTCCGGGCCAGCCCGGGCGCGATCAACTGCCGGGGCGAACCGTAGAACATGTCGCTGCACCCGACCACCAGGCCGCCGTGTTCCAGCGCCGCGAGGTCGAGCTGCCCGTCGGGGAAGAGCGCCGGATCGGGTACGACCACACCGTGCACGCGCAGCCGGGCCACCCCGCCGTCGGGGTAGATCCGCAGCCGTACGTGCGTGTAGCGGCGTGGGTCGTCCACCTCGAAGAGGTTACGACCGTCCCCGCGCAACGCCGCCCTCGGCACCAGGGTGGCCCAGTCGGCGTCGGCCAGCTCGGCCGGATCGGGATATCCGGCCATCCCGCACGCCTCCACCGAGGCGTACGGCGGATAGTTGCCGACGAAGTGCGAGGTGTCCACCACCACCCCGGTGACCACGCCGGGGGCGCCGAGCCGGACGACCGCCCAGTCGTGTCCGGGCTCCCGGCGGCGGCGGGTCTCCCAGCCGTCGTACACCTGGCCCTTGGCCCCGAAGGTGCCGGCGGCGAAGGCCGGCGGCTCGTCGGTGACCAGGTTGTCCCGGGCGGCGAAGAACTCGTCGTTGGCCGCCACCACCCCACCGCCGAGGGACCGTGCCGCCAGGTCGGGCAGTTCGGTGAAGGCGCTCATCCGGGCCCCTTTCCGGCCGGCAGGCCCCGGTCATTCGCTCGACGGTCGTCCCGGGACAGCAGACGTCCCCGGGGCGGGTCCGTCGCGGCGACCGGTTCGCCGCGCAGCCAGGTGGCCCGGACCACCCCGGTCAACCGACGCCCGGCGTACGGGGTAACGGGGTGCCGGTGCAGCAGCCGGGCCGGCTCGACGGTCCACTCCGCGTCCGGGTCCAGCGCCACCAGGTCGGCGTCGGCGCCGGCCCGCAGCACCCCCTTGCCGGGCAGCCCGGCGATCTCGGCGGGCCGCCGCGCCATCCAGCGCACCAGGTCGGTGAGCCCGTGCCCGCGCCGCCGCGCCTCGGTCCAGACCACCGGCAGGCCGAGCTGCACCGAGGCGATCCCGCCCCAGGCGGCGCCGAAGTCGCCGCTGTCGAGCCGCTTCAGGGCGGGAGGGCACGGCGAGTGGTCCGAGACGACACAGTCGACCAGCCCGTCGGCCAGGCCGGCCCAGAGCGCCGCCCGGTTCGCCGCGTCCCGGATCGGCGGACAGCACTTGAACTCGGTCGCCCCGTCCGGGACCTCGGCGGCGTCCAGGGTCAGGTAGTGCGGGCAGGTCTCCACGGTCACCCGTACCCCGTCGGCGCGGGCGGCGGCGATCGCCGGCAGTGCGTCGGCGGCGGACAGGTGCAGGACGTGCACCCGCCGGCCGGTCCGCCGGGCCGCGTCCAGCACCACTTCGACCGCGCGCCGCTCGGCGACCGGCGGCCGGGAGCCGAGGAAGTCCGCGTACCGGGCCGAGGCGGGCGCGACGGCGATCCGGGCCGGATCCTCGGCGTGCACCACGAAGAGCGCGTCGACGGCGGTCAGCGCCTCGTGCAGCCCGGCCGGATCCAGCGGCGGGAACTCCGGCACCCCCGAGTCGACCAGGAACGCCTTGAACCCGAGCACCCCGGCGGCGTACAGCGCCGGCAGCTCGGCCAGGTGCTCCGGGACGGCGCCGCCCCAGAAGCCGACGTCGACGTGGCACCGGCCCCGGGCCGCGTCCCGCTTGCGGCGCAGCGCCGGCACGGTGACCGTCGGCGGTACCGAGTTGAGCGGCATGTCGACGATCGTGGTCACCCCGCCGGCCAGTGCGGCCCGGGTGGCCGAGGCGAAGCCCTCCCACTCGGTGCGCCCCGGCTCGTTGACGTGCACGTGTGTGTCCACCAGCCCCGGCAGCAGGGCCAGGTCACCGAGGTCGGTGCCGGGCACCTCGTCGTATCCGGCCACCCGGACGATCCGACCGTCGCGTACGCAGATCGCCGCCGGCCGCTCACCGTCGGGCAGTACCGCCCGGCGGGACCGCAGCACCAGGTCGTACCCGCTCATCGCTCCCCTCCCCCGCACGCCCGGCAGTGGTCACACCGCCGACAGCGTGGCCCGGTCGTAGCCGGTCTCCTCCTCGGTCAGCGCGCCGCAGTCGAGCCCGCGCAGCAGGAAGCCGGCGAGTGCCCGCGCCGTCGCCGGCTCGTCCAGGATCCCGCCGGAGCGCCCCGCAAGGTACGCCCGCAGCCGCGCCACCGCCGCCGCCCGCCCCTCCCGGAAGAACGCGTACGTGCCGGCGAACCGGGTCGGCAACTGGGCCGGATGCAGGTCCCAGCCCTGGTAGAAGCCGCGTTCCAACCCGCGCCGGACCAGCGCGGCATGCTCCGCCCAGCCGGCCTGCACGGCGGCGGTGTCGCCGACCGGGAGCAGGTTGGTCGAGCCGTCGGCCAGCCGTACCCCGGTCTCGGCGGCGGCGACCTGCATCACCGCCTTGGCGAAGTCGGCGACCGGATGCGCCAGGCTCTGCTGCGCGGCGGCGATCCCGCAGGCGGCGCTGTAGTCGTAGGTGCCGTAGTGCAGTCCGGTGCACCGGCCGGCGGCCGCCCCGATCAACCGGCCCGGCGTCGCCAGCCCGTCCGGGCCGAGGATCGCGGCCGGCGTCTCGATCTGCACCTCGAAGCGCAGCCAGCCGGCCGGCAGCCCGTACGCCGCCTCCAGCCGCTCGCAGAGCAGCACCATCGCCTCGACCTGGGCGGGCACGCTCACCTTCGGCAGCGTCACCACGAACCGGTCGGCCGGGGGCAGCTCGGCACCGCCGTCGCGCAGCGCGTCGAGGAAGAGGTCCAGGGTACGGACCGCCCGGCGCCGTACCGGCCCGGTCAGGCTCTTGATCCGCAGCCCGGCGAACGGCACCCCGAGCCCGTCGCCGACCAGCCGCCCCGCCTCCCGG from Plantactinospora sp. BC1 carries:
- a CDS encoding general stress protein, with product MSRNPTAAWRSGMPGMPGVAGGNDLPAGPSGDQFRAPSSEGGIAPEQQSTVTVASYPDYPSAQYTVDFLSDNEFPVERAAIVGTDLRLVETVLGRMTTGRAALAGAATGAWFGLFIGLLFGIFTVGNWWAVILVGLAIGAVWGAIFGAIAHAMTGGRRDFTSASSLRANQYAVTVDATFADQARQLIGRMNWQGQRQAGATG
- a CDS encoding glycoside hydrolase family 6 protein; this translates as MHLRPALAAAGAVAVTALAATTAVGVGLFNPTPAKAADSAFYVDPDTSAARWVAANPNDSRAAVIRDRIASVPQGRWFTQNNPSTVRGQVDAFVGAAASAGKIPILVVYNIPNRDCSGASSGGLPNHTAYRQWIDQVASGLNGRPASIILEPDVLALMSDCMNSSQQAETQASMAYAGKRFKAASSQARVYFDAAHSAWLTPSAMASRLVAADIANSADGISVNVSNYRTTTESVNYAKAVVAATGAPNLKIVVDTSRNGNGPDPRGEWCDPAGRAIGTASTTETGDPAVDALFWIKLPGEADGCIAGAGQFVPQRAYDLAIAAPNPPTVPPTTRPPTTAPPTVPPTTQPPTTPPTTPPAGTSCRVTWTANSWSGGFTAEIRVTNDGPAVNGWTLTFNVGANVRYSNGWNGVWSQSGSQISVGNVAWNGSLPTGGTTSVGFQGTYSGTLATPTGYTLNGNACTS
- a CDS encoding DUF1684 domain-containing protein, producing MEELELADWREQVTRLYLSDLDLAGFRAARDALFAGHPQSPIPLAERAGFTGLRYFPPEPSAVVDVPVRPASGMLSIDTGGPDGTVHYRRSGVAETPWGPLTLWWIEAYGGGLFLPFRDGTAGRESYGGGRYLTDTVKGTYGRGVTVLPGGRLRLDFNYAYNASCAYDDRWACPLAPEENRITAPIRAGERVYH
- a CDS encoding helix-turn-helix domain-containing protein encodes the protein MTVAGQRQRPVGQLLREWRERRRLSQLELAIQADISTRHLSFVETGRAMPSRDMVLRLAEQLDVPLRERNHLLLAAGYAPIYPRTPLDSPALAAVRGAVRQVLTAQQPYPAIAVDRGWYLVEANASIGLFTAGAAAPLLTPPVNALRLALHPAGLAPRIANLGEWRAHLLGRLRRQVALSGDAELTDLYAELRAYPCDQPEPEVEIPGPGEVVVPLRIRDGDRELAFFSTVFTFGTPLDVTVSELSVESFFPLDDYTAAAVRSAAEQEERRVGTATVR
- a CDS encoding aminoglycoside phosphotransferase family protein, with translation MTRTVLLHLLDGTGRPLGVLPAYDVPAPWWQEVGDVVAGARARYGIDVSVLRLLHTDRPEPHGGTVGYLAQLDPGARVPPGVPLAPSEVDLSAEPLRAPWAEPGGPAASLRWAAAELHRAGRGPHLAVPQRAWNLSAIWRLDAAGSAGEAGGPVWLKQVPGFFAHEAVLLRWLGTAVPDLVPVLLAADGCGRMLLEHVPGEDGYRLHPAGRDAVAADQHRIQLASVGQVERLVAAGVPDRRGAALARTVRDQLTAHGADLAPVRSLLDGLPDRMAEVGRCGLPDVLVHGDLHPGNVRIDGDRRVIIDWGDGFVGHPAFDILRLTEAIDAEPAGELLRSWVRRWRSSVPGSDPGRAVELLRPVAALRMAAGYADFLARIEPSERVFHAADVPGYLHRAARTG
- a CDS encoding protein-L-isoaspartate O-methyltransferase encodes the protein MTSAAELRSRYVDQLRRDGLLDGADLLRAFGTVPREEFVAAGFDGGDGRWVGPADPDFLPLVYRNHPLVTKVVDGVPVSSSSQPSLMAAMIESLELRPGIRVLEIGVGTGYNAALMATMGARVTTVDIAPDVVERAGAALRRVGLADAVDVRLGDGYLGVPADAGYDRVVVTVGVTGVSPRWLDQLAADGYLLAPVEHAGNHPVLRIRPGGPGTGEARGELRAGFMSAAGPLAARYPGGHPAPQRTDTLPPPTVRHPPCWHPPLDVFRYHDLWFAVGAWDRRTTFSAGPPGGWGGPGGCLLLDEVHGGGAGLLPDGSVQAAGPSAARYAADALALRDRWVARGEPTICDWSAGLVPAGDPDQPILVPTGWVQR
- a CDS encoding MFS transporter yields the protein MPAAPWRSPEKRNILIFVGISLVSGFGGTALNVASGVWVLDLTGSSSLAALTGLCLFAPTLLGPVLGALVDRLPRRRLIVWTHLLTAVAVLSLLGVRTDAQVWLVYLVMVGYGTSLVLVDAAENAVLPAALPPAALGGVNGLRTSAQEGVKLVAPLAGAGLFVWQGGHPVAALTAAALTVAAVLCTLLTLRPQGAESAAARRQGGRGRIRAGAAFLWRHSELRTPVLVGSVTIAMSGLTTAAVYAVVTEDLHQPAAFVGVLSSGQGAGSLLGGLLVGRLLRTRGSLAVGALGAALFALGTLGRLVPWSPAAVACSVVVGIGLPWTLVAAVTAVQSRTPEALLGRVSGSANTLLFAPVALATPVGAALVLPDHRLPLVVAALLCLGTGLVALRSARRAADGDAVLHT